One Cryptomeria japonica chromosome 9, Sugi_1.0, whole genome shotgun sequence genomic window carries:
- the LOC131045735 gene encoding small ribosomal subunit protein uS3x, with translation MATQMSKKRKFVADGVFFAELNEVLTRELAEDGYSGVEVRVTPMRTEIIIRATRTQNVLGEKGRRIRELTSVVQKRFNFPENTVELYAEKVNNRGLCAIAQAESLRYKLLGGLAVRRACYGVLRFIMESGAKGCEVIVSGKLRAQRAKSMKFKDGYMISSGQPVNEYIDKAVRHVLLRQGVLGIKVKIMLDWDPKGKQGPMTPLPDLVTIHTPKEEEEFALKPQLGKETEIIV, from the exons ATGGCGACTCAGATGAGCAAAAAGAGAAAG TTTGTTGCTGATGGAGTGTTTTTCGCTGAGCTGAACGAGGTTCTCACACGTGAGCTTGCAGAGGATGGATATTCAGGTGTGGAGGTCCGTGTGACTCCTATGCGAACAGAGATCATCATTCGTGCCACTCGTACACAGAATGTTCTTG GTGAAAAGGGGCGGAGGATTAGGGAGTTAACTTCTGTAGTGCAAAAAAGGTTCAATTTCCCGGAGAACACTGTTGAGCTCTATGCGGAAAAGGTGAACAACAGGGGCTTGTGTGCAATTGCACAAGCCGAGTCTTTGCGATACAAGTTGCTTGGAGGGCTTGCTGTCAGAAG GGCTTGTTATGGTGTGCTTAGGTTCATCATGGAAAGTGGTGCGAAGGGTTGTGAG GTTATAGTAAGCGGCAAACTCAGGGCACAGCGTGCTAAATCAATGAAGTTTAAGGATGGATATATGATATCTTCCGGCCAACCAGTCAATGAATACATTGACAAGGCAGTGCGACATGTTCTTTTGCGTCAG GGTGTCCTTGGAATTAAAGTGAAAATAATGTTGGACTGGGATCCCAAGGGAAAACAGGGTCCCATGACGCCACTGCCTGACTTGGTTACCATTCACACTCCTAAAGAAGAGGAGGAATTTGCCCTCAAACCCCAGCTTGGGAAAGAAACTGAAATAATTGTCTAG